The segment CAACATTCACTTCCATTGCTAAGTGTCACAGacatcacaaacacaccaaaCTAGCAGGCATGTATAGGTTCTCTAGAGTGATAATTGTAAAATCAATACTGCATCAATATCACTGAAGTGCACACCCATTAGCCTGAACATTAACTCAACAGAAGACCCCTGGTCCTCAGCGATTGTTACTTGTACTATAATATCtttctaaatattattttagcAGTATTGGTAAGAACACATTCCTAACTGGTTTGCGGGTGTAAAGTTTCACTTAGGCTAACCTGAAATGTCAAAGCCCCATCCAGAACGAGCAAATGTCAAGTCGAGTCAGAAACCTGTCTATGGACTTTTGCATTGTCTTACTACAAAGCCTGACTAAATTGGAGGCTTCATTTCTGAAAGCCATGGAGCAAATATTCCTACCACATTCTGTGTAAACATACCTTCATGCGCCCTGTTCTGCACGCATTAATTCTTCTCCAAATCCAAAAAGGAGGCTCCTCAACAGCATGAATCAAAGTACTCCACTGTCACAAGCGAGTACGAACAACAGACGTTCAGTGACTACGGCGCCAGCCAATCGAAGGGGCGTAGTGTTACAATCGGGCCAATGTCTAGCAGGCTTTCCGCTAGGGGGCGGGGATTAGGGCGTTCCGGGGTCTGTGGGATAAACCCCTTTGTTTCGGACGTCCAGTGTTGATTTCCACCCATTCTTGTCAGGCAGTGTGAATTGTATAGTTGCGTGTTTACTTTACCTTCCAATAGTAGTATCTATATTTTAAGTGTGTAAGTGCACTTCAACTGTGGATTATTTGTAGCCTAATGGAGAACGCACACATGCATTTTAAATTTAGTGCACAATACTGTCTGAATTATATGATTTATTCATAAAAAGGTTTAGTGGAGTAGATTTGTGTCCATTAGTGTGCCAGTAATGTTACAAACAAATAGCAGAGCAGAAAGTGCTGGTTCTCTCACACAATATGGGTGTGTGAGGTCATGGTGCCATTCAGCACCTTGAAGCAATGTTCTAACATGTAAGAGTTCTTTAGTGAAATAAAGGGTTGGCATTTAATAGTCTTGTTCTTTACATCCCCTTCTTTTGTTTCATTAGACTGTGGAAAACCAGGAACAGAAACCTGGTTGACATTTTGTGTTGGAAGATCTACTCCTATTGTTGCTGAAAGACAAATATGTCCACAATAATATTTTCACACCTTACAAGTAtacatgtctgtctgtacaCACCAGACTGCTGGTAACTCCCTTTCTACACGTGAGGATCTGATGTTGACATATTTTTCAGCCTCATTGTATTTCCATGGAGGCTACAGCTGATGTAACATGACAGCACAAATAGCAATGCTCCTAAACCTACTGTTGGCGGAAGTATTAAGATACTTTaagtcaaataaatacaacaatgtaaaaatatagtaaaagaaaaagtcctACAAGAATAAAAGTGTTATGTactgcagaaagaaaaatgtgcacCGTTGAGTAGTTGTTCTTCATATtgttcattattatattattacattttttcacaAGCGATTGATTAATGGTTTACTTACTATAATTGAAATGCTGTTGCCTGTTATATTCAAGTACTTCATATATGGTTGGGTCATTAACACTAATATTGCATCATACATTATAAATGGAACATATCTTTTGCATTAACTATAGTGGTAAGTTATCGTAGCGGAGTAAAAAGTAACTATAATATTTACAGTACCTCTTAGATTTATCGTAGAAGTAGCATAGCATTTAAATACTTAGTACAAGTACCTTGACATAAGTGCACAGGACCTAAATACTAAAATCACAGATTAATAattagatacatttttttttttttttaaatgggacaAAGCCACAAGACCACACATTGACCAAATTAAGAGCACTTTTATTAGAGaagtaaaaaacaaagagaTTGCTGAATTCCTTATTGAAAGTGTCACAAGTTGGTCAGTTTGATGGGATTCTTGGGTGTGGTAAATCCATCATTTCCCAGCTCCATTGGAATCTAGGAAAACAAGACATGTGTCACAAATGAAGCTCTTTCCGAAGATCAAATCCAATCTCACCCAATATACTCGTCACTATTTCGAGACTACAGATACTACAAAAAATGTCCTCTCACATCTGTCTCCTTGCATGTGACAAAGCTAAAGTTCTAGAGGATCTCCACGACCAActtcatcatccatccatccatccattatcacccgcttatccggggtcgggtcgcggtggcagcaggttcagcaggccgacccaggcctccctctcacccgcaacactttccagctcattctgggggatcccgaggcgttccaaggccagccgggagatataatccctccagcgtgtcctcggtcttccccggggcctcctaccagttggacgtgcccggaaaacctctaatgggaggcgtccaggaggcatcctgactagatgcccgaaccacctcagctgactcctttcgacacgaaggagcagcgactcaactccaagctcccccctgatgtccgagctccttaccctatctctaaggctgagcccggccaccctacggaggaagctcatttcggccgcttgtatccaaCGTCATCATTAAGAGAGCAAATCGCATGCCGATGCAGTTCCTTGGCCCAGCTCCAAACGGCAGGTAGGAATAAGGATCCATGCTGTCTTTGTTCTCTTTGCTGAAcctggaaaatgaaaaaaaaaaacacatattttaaattgatTAGCCCAATAATTAAGATTGGGTCAAATCTGACGTAGCCATTTATCCAATACTTTCAGGTTTGAATGCGTCAGGCTCAGGCCACAGAGTTGGGTCACGGTGGAGAGAGTTCCTTTAGGGACAGTCACACCGTTAATGGGGTCGGCTGTAGTTCAGTGGGAAGAGTGGTCGTTTGCTCATTCCATGTGCAGGAAAAGCCATTTGTATCAAGGCTTCATAAATTGGCTGTAAAGTagttggtagaacagacttacttgctgataaaaacaaaaatgaattaCAGTCAAATTAAAAGTAACTGAAGGTTTCATCAATCTTCTCTTTTGGATATGAGGGTAGTTGCCAGGTTGTAGGCTAAAAATCCCATTGTGCTGCTACTGGTTTCATAGCCAGCAACTATGAATATCATAGCCTGAGACAGGATCTCATGGTCAGTCAGTCCTGGAACACAAATGCATTGTAACTTTGCAGTCTGGAAAGGCTCAAAAAGTCAACATGAACCTTTTTATTGTCTGACTGGATAATTATAGAACTCAATGGGTTGTCACTGGTCTTTGACTCAGAATTGGAAAAAGGTGGTGATGTACGGGACACAACGTCAGAGCTCTGGATGAATATGaagccttttaaaaacagattgAAATAGTTGTTTACAAGGTTGTTCAAATCATGTCATAATCTCTTCATAGTTTTACCAGATTTATTAACCTGATTCTTTGTTTGACTTCAACAGTCAGTTAACTGCTGTTGACTAACAAAGATGCTCTTACTTTCTTGCAAACTTCATATTTACATGTCAGTGATTGACAGTACGCAAAACCTCACGTGATATACACATTATGTTCACACTCAACTTGAGCATAATGAAAATTAAGGGGCTTTTCTTAAGAAAGGGGCCCTTGATATCCTGAACCTTAACTATTCTGCCACGACTACAAAGAAAGCCGTGAACGTCAATTCCTCCATCTGGTTTTTTTCTCTACCTTTGTGGGAGTTTGTATCCTCTTTGCTGGTCTTCGACCTCTGAGAGTCCACCATCAACAGCATGAAGCCTACTCGGTTCTTAAGGACAAAAACAAGTGGAATTCCTTATTTGATTTTCCAGTTTATGTTCAAGGGAGAGATTATGAGCACAACATATGAAAACTTAGCCAACCAACATCAAATCCATTGTGGCTAATACACGGTCTACATATTACCTTGTGTTCATTCTTATTCCGGTCGGATTTGATCGTCTCTAGAGAGCTGTAGAAGAATTTCATCACCTCAGCAGGCAAGAATGACACATCCATCTTCTCAAGAATTGGGCTCAAGAATGGAAACCAAACTGAAATGAATGAGAattgaaacaaacatttgaTTCAGAGCTCAAAAAGGATAAGATAAACATTCTGGTTAAACAGGGTGATGGTTTACATATCCACAAGCACAAGCGGGGGGATTCAGGAAGTTGAACTTGACCATTCTCTTAATGTTTGCCACAAAAGGATCAGATGGATGGTTGATGGAATCAATGTCCACACTGAAGGCAGTGCTGGTCACAACATCTAGACTGTAGGGTccaaatattatgcaaataatgGGGCAGAAGTGTAATgtaggaaaaacaacaaagttaaACCATACAAAATGATGTGTAATGCTGTTTCCTATGTTTTGAAAAGCACAAATAACTAAATCATCTCCAGAGCTGAAAAGTACAGATGAAGAGACCGTGTTCAAAACTCATCACAAACGCAATACCCACTCTTTAACATCTATGACTTCATCCTCCTCTACTTTCTTGTGAAGGCTCTTTATCAGATTACTTGAGTGCCTCAACATTATGGAGTACATCTGCCCAAaagtaaataacaaaaacattaaatatttacataccGGAATAATGGACCAGCTGGTTTTAATGCACATGTGAATAACGCAAAAGATAATCaatattacaacacacacacacacacacataattgaaGTAATAACGTGGGCATTTCCCCgacaatgtattttttctttaccCGTCTGTTGGTGAAGATAGAATAACACTCCTTTACCAGGATTGTTTTGATCATAGCTGTGTCCATTGTTGCCAGTAAAGCTGTCTGCCATCCTACAACCTTGTAATCCGATAGCAGATATTGTGTTATTGTAGCTTGGACCATAGCATGACACATTTATAGTCGGGAATATTCTTCAAGCTTTCTGTGTCAACATTGTGGATGCCCTAATGAAATGAAAGTTTTTATAAAGTTTCAGCGACCACTGGTTTAATTTTACAAATGTGTCTCACCTTTCTGTACTCCAAAAATGTCCCAATAAAGGGCATGGGTTTGAAACCAGAGATGCCTAGTTTCTTGAAAAATCCATATGGTGCATATCCATATCTGAGGATTAAAAACAAGATTATAAAACAGAGACCAAATCCATCGTTTTGAGTCGTGTTAATTTATCTGCCCTTCTTTTATGAATTCTTCCAGACTTCTTGCTTTGTCTTTTAATAGATCTCATTTTATATTGCAATTGTTTTTCAtcaaaagtgaaaagaaattgagcatgtttaaataaacagatacaaaataaataataataattggccTGTCTACTTTATTGCATTAGTTTTTGGGGCATATCACAAATGCAATAATCATCGGCTGAGAGGTGGCTTTTAAAAGTAAGcagtttaattatttacataGAAAGCAGCTGTTATTAAACCCTCTTCAGAGGAtgtcgcatgtgtacagattgtaaaccctctgaggcaaatttgtaatttgtgattttgggctatacaaaataaattaaattgaattgaaccacAAACCAGTCCTGCTACATAATcaacttgtttttactttttgctaacctaaatgaaacacagccatcattaatgttattaattacacctgtgtttgtcCTGTCTGCCCAAAAAGGGGTCTATTGAAATATAATGCAGcctttcacagcagccattttgacatgtcGTAGCACGGTaagcacaggtgtaattgatacgctgttattaattacacctg is part of the Cyclopterus lumpus isolate fCycLum1 chromosome 7, fCycLum1.pri, whole genome shotgun sequence genome and harbors:
- the LOC117733538 gene encoding cytochrome P450 3A40-like, encoding MGFPLDFYIETWTNSIFITLITVYGYAPYGFFKKLGISGFKPMPFIGTFLEYRKGIHNVDTESLKNIPDYKCVVGWQTALLATMDTAMIKTILVKECYSIFTNRRVKKKYIVGEMPTWSIIPVCKYLMFLLFTFGQMYSIMLRHSSNLIKSLHKKVEEDEVIDVKEWFGPYSLDVVTSTAFSVDIDSINHPSDPFVANIKRMVKFNFLNPPACAFWFPFLSPILEKMDVSFLPAEVMKFFYSSLETIKSDRNKNEHKNRVGFMLLMVDSQRSKTSKEDTNSHKGSAKRTKTAWILIPTCRLELGQGTASACDLLS